One genomic segment of Gemmatimonadota bacterium includes these proteins:
- a CDS encoding alpha-L-fucosidase has product MRRLLLPLLLLATPVSAQHPQTYVPDPDPVARQKIAEWQDLKLGLLMHWGPYSQWGTVESWSICSEDVGWCRSRQRDSIGVYDAYKRAYEGLQTTFNPTQFDPERWAQAAKDAGMRYVVFTTKHHDGFSMYDTRETDYRITGAKTPFSLNPKADITRGVFDAFRAQGFLIGAYFSKPDWHSPDYWWPYYATPDRNPNYDIKKYPERWARFVAFTHAQIHELMSNYGRVDILWLDGGWVRPLADSTIRAAMNKPDYTFEHLQSQDIDIPRLVQESRALQPGLIVVDRDVPGPYQNYLTPEARVPATALPYPWEVPMPMANSWSYVPNDRYKSSHVLIQMLVDVVAKGGNLMLNIGPGPDGTWHDAAYDRLAALGAWMKIHQASIYGTKPLGPSLEGKFRFTQSKDGIGWVSYLPAEGEAMPRELTVTTLALPKGATITLLAANRTIPWVPAGAGFTMRIPAGVNAPNADAWVFRISRVNGER; this is encoded by the coding sequence ATGCGCCGCCTCCTGCTGCCCTTGCTCCTGCTCGCGACGCCAGTGTCGGCGCAGCACCCGCAGACGTACGTGCCCGACCCGGATCCGGTCGCGCGGCAGAAGATCGCCGAATGGCAGGACCTGAAGCTCGGGCTGCTGATGCACTGGGGCCCGTATTCGCAGTGGGGGACCGTCGAGTCGTGGTCGATCTGTTCCGAAGACGTGGGATGGTGCCGGAGCCGCCAGCGTGACTCGATTGGCGTGTATGACGCCTACAAGCGCGCGTACGAGGGGCTACAGACGACGTTCAACCCGACGCAGTTCGATCCCGAACGTTGGGCCCAGGCAGCCAAGGACGCGGGGATGCGCTACGTGGTCTTCACCACCAAGCACCACGACGGTTTCTCGATGTACGACACCCGGGAAACCGACTACCGAATCACCGGGGCGAAGACGCCTTTCTCGCTCAATCCGAAGGCGGACATCACCAGGGGGGTGTTCGATGCCTTCCGCGCGCAGGGCTTCCTGATCGGGGCCTACTTCTCGAAGCCGGACTGGCACTCGCCCGACTACTGGTGGCCCTACTACGCCACCCCGGACCGCAACCCGAACTACGACATCAAGAAGTACCCCGAGCGGTGGGCGCGCTTCGTGGCCTTCACGCATGCGCAGATCCACGAGCTGATGAGCAACTACGGTCGGGTCGACATCCTCTGGCTCGATGGCGGCTGGGTCCGGCCGCTCGCCGACTCGACGATCCGCGCCGCGATGAACAAGCCCGACTACACCTTCGAACATCTGCAGAGCCAGGACATCGACATCCCGAGGCTGGTTCAGGAATCACGCGCGCTCCAGCCGGGGTTGATCGTGGTCGATCGCGACGTCCCTGGGCCGTACCAGAACTACCTCACCCCCGAGGCGCGCGTCCCTGCCACGGCGCTCCCCTATCCGTGGGAAGTGCCGATGCCGATGGCGAACAGCTGGTCGTACGTCCCGAACGACCGCTACAAGTCATCGCACGTGCTGATCCAGATGCTCGTCGACGTGGTGGCCAAGGGGGGCAACCTGATGCTCAATATTGGCCCCGGTCCCGACGGCACCTGGCACGATGCGGCCTACGATCGGCTCGCCGCGCTCGGTGCCTGGATGAAGATCCACCAGGCCTCGATCTACGGCACCAAGCCGCTCGGGCCGTCGCTGGAGGGGAAGTTCCGCTTCACGCAGTCGAAGGATGGGATCGGCTGGGTCAGCTATCTCCCCGCCGAGGGCGAGGCGATGCCGCGGGAACTCACCGTCACCACGCTCGCTCTCCCCAAGGGGGCAACGATCACTCTGCTCGCTGCCAACCGCACCATTCCGTGGGTTCCGGCCGGCGCGGGCTTCACCATGCGGATTCCGGCCGGCGTGAACGCGCCGAATGCGGATGCGTGGGTGTTTCGGATCTCCAGGGTGAACGGTGAACGGTGA
- a CDS encoding inorganic phosphate transporter encodes MIWFFLLSGLFLGWSLGANDAANIFGTAVGTRMIRFRTAAIIASVFVTIGAVYGGAGVTDTVGALGAVNALAGSFTVALTAGLTVSWMSRTGLPVSTSQATIGAIIGWNFFTGSPTDHGTLVQIVSAWVVSPVLAGAFAVVLYLGARRWLRHSRIHLVSLDAYTRAGLVLVGAAGAYTLGANNIANVMGVFVPASPFGELWLGNSIKITGTQQLFLLGAVAISVGIFTDSYRVMSTVGSQIFKLTPIMALIVVLAHTLALFVFSSEGLQHAIRSIGLPAPPLVPVSSTQAIIGAIMGIALVKGGKGLQYGTLGRVVVGWVLTPIIACGMSFVLLFVVQNVFEQVVVTRP; translated from the coding sequence ATGATCTGGTTCTTCCTGCTGAGCGGTCTCTTCCTGGGCTGGTCGCTCGGTGCCAACGACGCCGCGAACATCTTCGGGACCGCGGTCGGCACCCGGATGATCCGTTTCAGGACGGCGGCGATCATTGCGAGCGTCTTCGTGACCATCGGTGCGGTGTATGGCGGGGCCGGGGTCACCGACACGGTCGGTGCCCTTGGCGCGGTGAACGCCCTCGCCGGATCCTTCACGGTGGCGCTCACGGCGGGGCTGACCGTCTCGTGGATGAGCCGAACCGGTCTGCCGGTCTCCACGTCGCAGGCCACCATTGGCGCGATCATCGGCTGGAACTTCTTCACCGGCTCGCCAACCGACCATGGCACGCTGGTCCAGATCGTCAGCGCGTGGGTGGTCTCCCCCGTGCTCGCCGGCGCCTTTGCGGTCGTGCTCTACCTCGGCGCGCGGCGGTGGTTGCGGCACAGTCGGATTCACCTGGTCTCCCTCGATGCCTATACCCGCGCGGGTCTGGTGCTCGTCGGAGCTGCCGGTGCCTACACGCTGGGCGCGAACAACATCGCCAACGTGATGGGCGTCTTCGTCCCCGCGTCGCCGTTCGGGGAGCTGTGGCTCGGCAATTCCATCAAGATCACCGGCACGCAGCAGCTCTTTCTGCTCGGGGCGGTGGCGATCTCGGTCGGCATCTTCACCGACTCGTATCGGGTGATGAGCACCGTCGGGAGCCAGATCTTCAAGCTGACCCCGATCATGGCGCTCATCGTGGTGCTCGCGCACACCCTGGCGCTCTTTGTCTTCTCCTCCGAGGGACTGCAACACGCCATCCGCTCGATCGGCCTCCCCGCACCGCCGCTGGTGCCGGTCTCGAGCACGCAGGCCATCATCGGCGCCATCATGGGGATTGCGCTGGTGAAGGGGGGAAAGGGGTTGCAGTACGGCACGCTCGGGCGCGTGGTAGTGGGCTGGGTGCTCACGCCGATCATCGCCTGCGGGATGAGCTTCGTCCTGTTGTTCGTGGTACAGAACGTCTTCGAGCAGGTGGTGGTCACCAGACCGTAG
- a CDS encoding bifunctional (p)ppGpp synthetase/guanosine-3',5'-bis(diphosphate) 3'-pyrophosphohydrolase gives MLNRSPGAAISTSADLLRAIAFAADKHRDQRRKDAEASPYVNHVIAVAELLARVGEITDSTVLVAAILHDTVEDTETTPQELADHFGTAVARIVAEVTDNKALPKEERKLLQVEHARDASPAAKLVKLGDKIVNVVDVTNQPPPTWSVARRLEYLDWAERVIDGCRGTNAALERMFDEVVVRGREKITSDHGTA, from the coding sequence ATGCTCAACCGTTCTCCGGGGGCCGCCATCAGTACGTCCGCCGACCTGCTCCGCGCCATCGCCTTCGCCGCCGACAAGCACCGCGACCAGCGGCGCAAGGACGCGGAGGCCTCGCCATACGTGAACCACGTGATCGCCGTGGCCGAGCTGCTGGCGCGGGTTGGCGAGATCACCGACTCGACTGTCCTCGTCGCCGCCATCCTGCATGACACGGTCGAGGACACCGAGACCACGCCGCAGGAACTCGCCGACCACTTCGGAACGGCGGTCGCCCGGATCGTGGCGGAGGTCACCGACAACAAGGCGCTCCCCAAGGAGGAGCGGAAGCTGCTCCAGGTGGAGCACGCCCGCGATGCGTCGCCCGCAGCCAAGTTGGTGAAGCTCGGCGACAAGATCGTGAATGTCGTCGACGTGACCAACCAGCCGCCGCCGACCTGGAGCGTGGCGCGACGCCTCGAGTACCTCGACTGGGCCGAGCGCGTGATCGATGGTTGTCGGGGCACGAATGCCGCACTCGAACGGATGTTCGACGAGGTCGTCGTGCGCGGCCGCGAGAAGATCACGTCAGACCACGGTACGGCCTGA
- a CDS encoding NAD(P)H-dependent oxidoreductase has protein sequence MPQEIERKFLVHDGWRTASHRQTRIVQGYLSSVPGRSVRVRIAGDEGFLTIKGAAGASGVSRYEWERGIPIDEAEALLALAEPGVIEKIRHLVAAGPHTYEVDEFFGENAGLVVAEIELGAEDEAFERPPWLGAEVTGDRRYYNSSLVKRPYRSFADEPFATSHPTLHLLAISGSLRGASSNTTVLRVVQALAPPGVTIALYDELDALPHFNPDLDGSGDIPPAAVARLRDLVAGADGLLISTPEYAHGLPGSLKNALDWLVSSTDFPGKPVAVLNISPRSEFAHASLVEILRTMSATLVADPALTVPMPHKRFTPASLLADAPLAARLDEALTAFLTALRRSDG, from the coding sequence ATGCCGCAGGAGATCGAACGGAAGTTTCTGGTGCACGACGGCTGGCGAACCGCAAGCCATCGACAGACACGCATCGTGCAGGGGTACCTCTCCTCGGTGCCCGGGCGGAGCGTGCGCGTGCGGATCGCCGGCGACGAGGGCTTCCTCACCATCAAGGGGGCAGCCGGTGCCTCCGGCGTCTCGCGCTACGAATGGGAGCGCGGGATCCCGATTGACGAGGCCGAGGCGCTCCTGGCGCTCGCCGAACCGGGGGTGATCGAGAAGATCCGCCACCTGGTGGCCGCCGGACCGCACACCTATGAGGTCGACGAGTTCTTCGGCGAGAACGCGGGGCTGGTGGTCGCCGAGATCGAGCTCGGTGCGGAAGATGAGGCGTTCGAGCGGCCGCCGTGGCTCGGCGCGGAGGTCACCGGGGATCGGCGGTACTACAACTCTTCGCTGGTGAAGCGGCCGTATCGCTCCTTCGCCGACGAGCCCTTCGCAACCTCGCATCCGACCCTGCACCTCCTCGCCATCTCCGGCTCGCTGCGCGGCGCGTCGTCCAACACGACCGTGCTCCGCGTGGTGCAGGCCTTGGCCCCGCCCGGCGTGACCATCGCCCTGTACGACGAGCTCGACGCGCTGCCGCATTTCAATCCCGACCTCGACGGCTCGGGCGACATCCCGCCAGCCGCGGTCGCGAGGCTCCGCGACCTTGTGGCCGGCGCCGACGGCCTGCTGATTTCGACCCCGGAGTACGCCCACGGCCTGCCGGGCTCGCTCAAGAACGCCCTCGACTGGCTGGTAAGCTCCACCGACTTTCCGGGAAAGCCGGTGGCCGTGCTGAACATCTCGCCGAGGTCGGAGTTTGCCCATGCCTCGCTCGTGGAGATTCTCCGGACGATGTCGGCCACGCTGGTGGCCGATCCGGCGCTGACGGTGCCCATGCCTCACAAGCGCTTCACCCCGGCGTCGTTGCTCGCAGACGCCCCGCTCGCGGCCCGTCTCGACGAGGCCCTCACCGCCTTCCTCACCGCCCTGCGAAGGAGCGACGGATGA
- a CDS encoding DUF47 family protein — MTILFRQSRELEAEIDEYLDLILQGGLLFRRGVKCFLDHRLEEFEQRLEELRGIERRGDTLRRGIESKLYLHTLIPESRGDVLGLLESADEVLNVVTSTLLRFSIELPALLDDLNPLFLDLADNAIAAVDAMVGGCRAYFRNLSAVRDHIARTQGLREEVNRLAETYVRAAFQRDLRLSHKNQLRYFVAHTEQIAEDADDVCDRLAIAAIKRYV, encoded by the coding sequence ATGACGATCCTCTTCCGCCAGAGCCGTGAGCTCGAAGCCGAGATCGATGAGTACCTCGACCTGATCCTCCAGGGCGGCCTGCTCTTTCGCCGGGGCGTGAAGTGCTTCCTCGACCACCGGCTCGAGGAGTTCGAGCAGCGGCTGGAAGAGCTCCGCGGCATCGAGCGGCGCGGTGACACGCTGCGACGCGGCATCGAAAGCAAGCTGTATCTCCACACCTTGATCCCCGAATCGCGGGGGGATGTGCTCGGCCTGCTCGAGAGCGCCGATGAGGTATTGAACGTGGTCACCTCCACGCTCCTGCGCTTCTCGATCGAGCTCCCTGCCCTGCTCGACGACCTGAACCCGCTCTTCCTCGACCTGGCCGACAATGCAATCGCGGCGGTGGATGCGATGGTGGGTGGCTGCCGTGCCTATTTCCGGAATCTCTCCGCCGTGCGCGACCACATTGCCCGGACCCAGGGGCTGCGGGAGGAAGTGAATCGCCTGGCAGAGACCTATGTCAGGGCGGCATTCCAGCGCGACCTGCGACTGAGCCACAAGAATCAGCTGCGGTACTTCGTGGCGCACACCGAGCAGATCGCCGAGGACGCCGACGACGTCTGCGACCGCCTCGCGATCGCCGCGATCAAGCGGTACGTGTGA
- a CDS encoding NAD(P)/FAD-dependent oxidoreductase: MSRVVILGAGVAGHTAAAFARTWLDRGDTVTVVSPKDFYNWIPSNIWVGVGLMRADQVTFPLRPVYERAGIEFVHGAARAIHPDGTLDDPTPHVLVAPTGGDPETRVRVPYDFLINATGPQLRFDRTPGLGPDANSHSVCTADHATDAARAFGESVERMKRGEKQRFVVGVGHGTCTCEGAAFEYIVNLEFELRARGVRDRAEIVWLTNEYELGDFGMGGMQFNAGGYITPSSMFNASLFAERGIDWITRAHPLQVEPGRVHYETVDGTIGEQEFDFAMLLPPFSGVGLTAMDRQGVDITDRLFQPNGFMKVDADYTAKPYADWRASDWPHTYQSPAYPNIFAAGIAFAPPHAISRPYTSPSGAAIAPAPPRTGMPSAIIGKTVARSIVDIIQGRSGPLHTASMARMGAACVASAGANPFTGTAASMIVYPIVPDFERFPETGRDLEQTFGEIGLAGHWIKIILHHLFLHKARLRPGWSLIPE; this comes from the coding sequence ATGAGTCGAGTGGTCATACTGGGCGCGGGCGTCGCGGGACACACGGCGGCGGCCTTTGCGCGAACGTGGCTGGATCGGGGCGACACGGTGACGGTGGTGTCTCCCAAGGACTTCTACAACTGGATTCCGTCGAACATCTGGGTCGGGGTCGGCCTGATGCGCGCCGATCAGGTGACCTTCCCGCTGCGCCCGGTGTACGAGCGGGCCGGGATCGAGTTCGTCCACGGCGCCGCGCGCGCCATCCACCCCGACGGGACGCTCGACGACCCGACGCCGCATGTCCTGGTGGCCCCCACCGGTGGCGACCCCGAGACGCGGGTCCGTGTCCCCTACGACTTCCTGATCAACGCGACCGGCCCGCAACTGCGCTTCGATCGGACCCCGGGGCTCGGCCCCGACGCCAACAGCCACTCCGTCTGCACCGCGGACCATGCCACCGATGCCGCGCGGGCCTTCGGCGAGTCGGTGGAGCGGATGAAGCGCGGCGAGAAGCAGCGCTTCGTCGTGGGTGTGGGCCACGGGACCTGTACCTGCGAGGGGGCGGCTTTCGAGTACATCGTCAACCTCGAGTTCGAGCTTCGCGCGCGCGGCGTACGGGATCGCGCCGAGATTGTCTGGCTGACCAACGAGTACGAGCTGGGCGACTTCGGCATGGGCGGGATGCAATTCAATGCCGGCGGCTACATCACGCCGAGCAGCATGTTCAACGCCTCGCTCTTCGCCGAGCGCGGCATCGACTGGATCACGCGCGCGCACCCGTTGCAGGTCGAGCCCGGCCGCGTCCATTATGAGACGGTCGACGGCACCATCGGCGAGCAGGAGTTCGACTTCGCGATGCTGCTGCCGCCCTTTTCCGGCGTCGGCCTCACGGCCATGGACCGACAGGGTGTTGACATCACCGATCGGCTCTTCCAGCCGAACGGCTTCATGAAGGTGGATGCCGACTACACGGCCAAGCCGTATGCCGATTGGCGGGCCAGTGACTGGCCCCATACCTACCAATCACCGGCCTACCCGAACATCTTCGCCGCCGGGATCGCGTTCGCGCCTCCGCATGCGATCTCCAGGCCGTACACGTCGCCAAGCGGCGCGGCGATCGCGCCGGCACCACCGCGCACAGGGATGCCGTCGGCGATCATCGGCAAGACCGTTGCGCGCAGCATCGTCGACATCATCCAGGGACGCTCGGGTCCATTGCACACCGCGTCGATGGCCCGGATGGGGGCCGCGTGCGTCGCCTCGGCCGGCGCCAATCCCTTTACCGGCACGGCCGCGTCCATGATCGTCTACCCGATCGTCCCGGACTTCGAGCGCTTTCCGGAGACGGGCCGCGACCTCGAGCAGACCTTCGGCGAGATCGGACTGGCCGGACATTGGATCAAGATCATCCTGCACCATCTCTTCCTTCACAAGGCCCGCCTCCGTCCGGGGTGGTCCCTCATCCCGGAGTAA
- a CDS encoding NUDIX domain-containing protein translates to MHLPRIGVAVIIERHGQVLLGLRRSASHGDGCWQFPGGHLEDGESIEECAAREAWEETGLVITNPALGPWTNDRFEAEGKHYVTLYVTAEAADGEPEVLEPTKCAEWRWFDWRALPEPLFLPIRNLLAGGFRRPG, encoded by the coding sequence ATGCACCTCCCCAGAATTGGCGTCGCCGTCATCATCGAACGCCATGGCCAAGTCCTCCTCGGCCTCCGGCGTTCCGCGTCGCATGGCGACGGCTGCTGGCAGTTCCCGGGTGGGCATCTGGAGGACGGCGAATCGATCGAGGAATGCGCCGCACGGGAAGCCTGGGAAGAGACAGGGCTCGTCATCACCAATCCCGCACTCGGGCCGTGGACCAACGATCGTTTCGAGGCCGAAGGGAAGCACTACGTCACGCTGTACGTGACGGCGGAGGCGGCGGACGGGGAGCCCGAGGTTCTGGAGCCGACCAAGTGCGCCGAGTGGCGGTGGTTCGACTGGAGGGCGCTGCCAGAGCCGCTCTTCCTGCCGATCCGGAACCTGCTGGCGGGGGGATTCCGTCGCCCCGGCTAG
- a CDS encoding GNAT family N-acetyltransferase — MIHPLPITLEGHGVRLEPLTTAHHDGLVAAAADGKLWELWYTSVPTADETADYIHHAIDGAAAGHMLPWAVRDLQTGAIVGSTRYHDIVGDIDRVEIGYTWYGSSAQRSHVNTACKLLLLGHAFDTLGCAVVGLRTDNFNFRSQRAILALGAKLDGVLRHQMARRDGTVRDSHLYSILRSEWRDVRRHLELRLARWG; from the coding sequence ATGATCCACCCGCTGCCGATCACCCTCGAGGGACACGGCGTACGGCTCGAGCCGCTCACCACGGCGCACCACGACGGCCTGGTCGCCGCAGCCGCCGACGGCAAGCTCTGGGAGTTGTGGTACACCTCGGTGCCGACCGCGGACGAGACGGCCGACTACATCCACCACGCCATCGATGGCGCTGCCGCCGGCCACATGCTGCCGTGGGCGGTCCGCGATCTGCAGACCGGCGCAATCGTCGGGTCGACGCGCTATCACGACATCGTGGGTGACATCGATCGCGTCGAGATCGGCTACACCTGGTACGGCTCCTCTGCGCAGCGCAGCCACGTCAATACGGCCTGCAAGCTGCTCCTGCTCGGCCACGCCTTCGACACCCTCGGCTGCGCGGTGGTCGGGCTCCGCACCGACAACTTCAACTTCCGCTCGCAACGCGCCATCCTCGCGCTCGGCGCCAAGCTGGACGGCGTCCTTCGCCACCAGATGGCACGGCGCGACGGGACGGTACGCGACAGCCACCTCTACTCGATCCTCCGGAGCGAGTGGCGCGACGTGCGGCGGCATCTGGAGCTGCGGCTGGCGCGATGGGGCTGA
- a CDS encoding CYTH domain-containing protein: MAQEIERKFLVRGSFEGQASRHTRIVQGYLSSVPERTVRVRIKGDQGFLTIKGIGNSSGASRFEWEREIPTVEADQLLALCEPGVIDKIRYLVPAGQHTYEVDVFHGDNDGLIVAEIELGAEDEPFERPDWLGAEVTGDPRYYNSALMKHPYRHWPSA, encoded by the coding sequence ATGGCACAAGAGATCGAACGGAAGTTCCTCGTCCGCGGCAGCTTCGAGGGACAGGCATCGCGACACACCCGGATCGTCCAGGGCTATCTCTCCTCGGTGCCGGAGCGGACCGTCCGCGTGCGCATCAAGGGAGATCAGGGCTTCCTCACCATCAAGGGGATCGGCAACAGCTCCGGGGCCTCGCGCTTCGAGTGGGAACGCGAGATCCCGACGGTCGAGGCCGACCAGCTCCTGGCACTCTGCGAGCCCGGGGTGATCGACAAGATCCGCTACCTGGTGCCGGCGGGCCAGCACACCTACGAGGTGGACGTCTTTCACGGCGACAATGACGGGTTGATCGTGGCCGAGATCGAACTCGGGGCCGAGGATGAGCCGTTCGAGCGGCCGGACTGGCTCGGCGCCGAAGTGACGGGGGATCCGCGCTACTACAACTCGGCATTGATGAAGCACCCCTACCGCCACTGGCCGAGCGCGTGA
- a CDS encoding anion permease, with protein sequence MRGDAAAPELADPLDMRQYRIETLPVRAKGPVERRMAQLGIPLALVLFVVFGFLVQLPFLQHIDPATLTSELARKEFAADGGALFSHNLGLLFAIFLASMVLWGTVALPNYLVSLMLISALVLTGVLTEKEAYAQLGHPVMWLNIMSFVLASMLVATGLAKRMALWLILRFGHSASSVFRVFIVLNLLLSAFVSATTAKAAILLPLFMVIAAIYGARPGGPRTNFGRSIVLQNLLCINLGAGAFMTGSGANLLAAAIIGGALGSTIYFGDWMMAMFPVMVGLMLVGYLLAMKVFFPLAPEERLPQIPGGMARLQSEYTALGRLTGKEIRAALIFVVILALWATDRVHGVSPTAVAFVGAIVALLPRWGIVQWNEVDIPWHLMLFSAGAYALGAGFDATDLPSIAVNAGFDHLGIGNHTPFWVLYLLLTAVMLFSALVFESKTMRAMIFVPIAIGVAGRFSYSIVSLALPVAFLIEHVYVLPFNSKPAALLYETDRYSLSDTFRFGFTMMVISWLVIILAGESWFRLLGITPNGVFGLF encoded by the coding sequence ATGCGGGGAGACGCGGCAGCACCCGAGCTCGCCGATCCGCTCGACATGCGGCAGTACCGCATCGAGACATTGCCGGTGCGGGCCAAGGGCCCGGTCGAGCGGCGGATGGCGCAGCTCGGGATCCCGCTCGCCCTGGTGCTGTTCGTCGTCTTCGGCTTTCTGGTGCAGCTTCCCTTCCTCCAGCACATCGACCCCGCCACGCTCACCTCGGAGCTGGCCCGGAAGGAGTTCGCCGCCGACGGCGGCGCCCTGTTCAGCCACAACCTGGGCCTCCTCTTCGCGATCTTCCTCGCCTCGATGGTGCTCTGGGGGACGGTCGCCCTCCCCAATTACCTCGTGTCGCTGATGCTGATCAGTGCACTGGTGCTGACCGGCGTGCTCACGGAGAAGGAGGCGTACGCGCAGCTCGGCCACCCGGTGATGTGGCTCAACATCATGTCGTTCGTGCTGGCCAGCATGCTGGTGGCCACCGGGCTCGCCAAGCGGATGGCGCTCTGGCTCATCCTCCGCTTCGGCCATAGCGCGAGTTCCGTCTTCCGCGTCTTCATCGTGCTCAACCTGCTGCTCTCGGCATTCGTCTCGGCCACCACGGCGAAGGCGGCGATCCTGCTGCCGCTCTTCATGGTGATCGCGGCGATCTATGGTGCGCGCCCCGGCGGGCCGCGGACGAACTTCGGCCGCAGCATCGTGTTGCAGAACCTCCTGTGCATCAACCTCGGCGCCGGCGCCTTCATGACCGGATCGGGGGCCAACCTGCTGGCGGCGGCGATCATCGGTGGCGCGCTTGGCAGCACGATCTATTTCGGCGACTGGATGATGGCGATGTTCCCGGTGATGGTCGGCCTGATGCTGGTGGGCTACCTCCTGGCGATGAAGGTCTTCTTCCCGCTGGCCCCGGAAGAACGGCTGCCGCAGATCCCGGGTGGGATGGCACGCCTGCAAAGCGAGTACACGGCCCTCGGACGGTTGACAGGGAAGGAGATTCGCGCCGCCCTGATCTTCGTGGTGATCCTGGCCCTCTGGGCCACCGACCGCGTGCATGGCGTGAGCCCGACCGCGGTGGCGTTCGTCGGCGCGATCGTCGCGCTGCTGCCGCGCTGGGGCATCGTGCAGTGGAACGAGGTCGACATCCCCTGGCACCTGATGCTCTTCTCGGCCGGGGCCTATGCCCTTGGCGCCGGCTTCGACGCCACGGACCTCCCGTCGATCGCGGTCAACGCCGGCTTCGATCACCTCGGCATCGGCAACCACACGCCGTTCTGGGTGCTCTACCTGCTGCTGACCGCCGTGATGCTCTTCAGCGCGCTGGTCTTCGAGTCGAAGACGATGCGGGCGATGATCTTCGTTCCCATCGCCATTGGCGTGGCCGGCCGATTCAGCTACTCGATCGTCTCGCTGGCGCTCCCGGTCGCCTTCCTGATCGAGCATGTCTACGTCCTGCCGTTCAACAGCAAGCCGGCCGCCCTGCTGTACGAGACCGATCGCTACTCCCTGTCCGACACCTTCCGCTTCGGCTTCACCATGATGGTGATCTCGTGGCTGGTCATCATTCTGGCCGGGGAAAGCTGGTTCCGCCTGCTGGGGATCACCCCGAACGGCGTGTTCGGGCTGTTCTAG
- a CDS encoding exo-alpha-sialidase: MGLRFAARRATGDACVAHTHTAFRLHGLVSLLLAVVLPLASQGPAVDLEHKGEGYPVYRIPALVVTTKGTLIAAYDGRPSGADVPSNIAVLVRRSSDGGTHWTPRQVVRADSAPLGFGDPSLLVDRQTGRIFLFYVASHQQGFFGAGPGVDDADPNVLHAEYSWSDDDGRSWQHRRITAAIKDPAWGGLFASSGAGIQLQHGPHAGRLIQQYVVRFRGGNYGASAYSDDHGATWRMGSLVGPGVDENKTVELADGRVMLNSRAKGFRKVAISTDGGVTYGPLHDDSTLVDPANNGAILRLDPTAKANTARAHWLLFSNTAHPTQRTNLTLRLSCDDGTTWPASQVIDAGRSAYSTITMLDRNTVGVLYERGDYEWISFRRVDVRGMVKRCER; the protein is encoded by the coding sequence ATGGGGCTGAGGTTCGCTGCAAGGCGGGCAACGGGCGACGCATGCGTCGCCCATACACACACGGCGTTTCGATTGCATGGGCTCGTATCGCTCCTGCTCGCCGTCGTGCTGCCACTTGCCTCCCAAGGCCCTGCGGTCGACCTCGAGCACAAGGGCGAGGGCTACCCGGTCTATCGGATTCCTGCGCTCGTGGTCACCACGAAGGGAACGCTGATCGCGGCCTACGATGGCCGCCCCAGCGGGGCCGATGTGCCGAGCAACATCGCGGTGCTGGTACGCCGGAGCAGCGACGGCGGGACGCACTGGACGCCGAGGCAGGTGGTACGCGCCGACAGCGCACCGTTGGGCTTTGGCGATCCGTCGCTACTGGTCGATCGCCAGACGGGGCGAATCTTCCTCTTCTACGTGGCCTCCCATCAGCAGGGCTTCTTCGGTGCGGGGCCGGGCGTTGACGATGCCGACCCGAATGTGCTGCACGCCGAGTATTCCTGGTCGGATGACGACGGCCGCAGCTGGCAGCATCGCCGGATCACCGCCGCCATCAAGGACCCGGCGTGGGGCGGCCTCTTCGCGTCGTCAGGGGCGGGGATCCAGCTGCAGCACGGGCCGCACGCCGGCCGCCTGATCCAGCAATACGTCGTCCGCTTTCGCGGCGGCAACTATGGCGCGTCGGCGTACAGCGACGATCATGGCGCCACGTGGAGAATGGGCTCGCTGGTGGGCCCGGGCGTCGACGAGAACAAGACGGTCGAGCTCGCCGACGGCCGCGTGATGCTCAACAGCCGCGCCAAGGGATTCCGGAAGGTCGCCATCTCCACCGACGGCGGCGTGACGTATGGTCCCCTCCACGACGACTCGACGCTCGTCGACCCGGCCAACAACGGCGCGATCCTCCGCCTCGATCCGACCGCCAAGGCCAACACTGCGCGCGCCCATTGGCTGCTCTTCAGCAACACTGCCCACCCGACGCAGCGCACCAACCTGACGCTGCGCCTCTCCTGCGACGACGGCACCACGTGGCCCGCCTCACAGGTGATCGACGCCGGTCGGTCCGCCTACTCCACGATCACCATGCTGGACCGAAACACTGTCGGCGTGCTGTACGAGCGTGGGGACTACGAGTGGATTTCGTTTCGGAGAGTGGATGTGCGGGGGATGGTGAAGCGGTGTGAACGGTGA